In Mycoplasmopsis cynos, the following are encoded in one genomic region:
- the era gene encoding GTPase Era, which produces MKICFASILGRPNVGKSSLINAIIGYNVAIVTDTAQTTRDQITGIYTEDDFQLIFIDTPGIHKPENKLGESLNKSAYDAIKNVDVLLFLTPADEKIGPGDKMILEKISNHSHKIAVISKVSKIKGNPQTMTQKIQELSKYSFEHIVSTDVNNLNSIYSLIDLIKDNYSYEGQAQYDEDYVTDKTIRFLAKEIIRESAINALYDELPHSIAVEVVEFNENDPEHTIIDGIIYVKKDSQKGMVIGKNASKIKEIGKIARIKIMQQLQTKVTLTLKVKVAKKWNNDPESLSRFGY; this is translated from the coding sequence ATGAAAATATGCTTTGCTAGTATTTTAGGTAGGCCAAATGTTGGAAAAAGTAGTTTAATCAATGCGATCATTGGTTATAATGTCGCCATCGTTACTGATACAGCTCAAACAACTAGAGATCAAATCACTGGAATTTATACAGAGGATGATTTTCAATTAATTTTCATAGATACTCCTGGAATTCATAAACCAGAAAATAAATTAGGAGAATCATTAAACAAATCAGCCTATGATGCAATTAAAAATGTAGATGTATTATTATTTTTAACACCAGCTGATGAAAAAATTGGGCCTGGTGATAAAATGATTTTAGAGAAAATTTCCAATCATTCACATAAAATAGCAGTTATTTCAAAAGTTTCTAAAATCAAAGGAAACCCTCAAACAATGACTCAAAAAATCCAGGAATTATCTAAATATAGTTTTGAACATATTGTTTCAACAGATGTAAATAATTTAAATTCAATTTATTCTTTAATTGATTTAATAAAAGATAATTATTCATATGAAGGTCAAGCGCAATATGATGAAGATTATGTCACAGATAAAACAATAAGATTTCTAGCAAAAGAAATAATTCGTGAATCAGCAATTAATGCCCTATATGATGAACTGCCACATTCAATAGCTGTTGAAGTTGTTGAATTTAACGAAAACGATCCAGAACACACAATAATCGATGGAATCATTTATGTTAAAAAGGACTCTCAAAAAGGAATGGTAATTGGTAAAAACGCTTCCAAGATTAAAGAGATTGGTAAAATTGCTAGAATCAAAATTATGCAACAATTACAAACAAAAGTTACTTTAACACTCAAAGTTAAAGTTGCAAAAAAGTGAAATAATGATCCTGAATCATTATCAAGATTCGGATACTAA
- the rplK gene encoding 50S ribosomal protein L11 gives MAKKEIQRVAKLQFPAGKAKPGPALAGVGVNMPEFTKAFNDATRDRGDEPVPVQITVYKDKTFEFKLFTSPASYKIKQAAKIQSGSKNAKTTIVATITKEQLREIAEYKLPDLNTKDVDAAMAIVAGTAKQMGVLVEGYDDIFKAKAAAKAAAKAEALASAKAAALEADSANLVETKGQSIEVTTHSDEKKANEGEE, from the coding sequence ATGGCAAAAAAAGAAATACAACGTGTTGCTAAATTGCAATTCCCTGCTGGGAAAGCAAAACCAGGTCCGGCATTAGCTGGTGTTGGTGTTAATATGCCTGAATTTACAAAGGCATTTAATGATGCAACAAGAGATAGAGGTGATGAACCAGTTCCTGTACAAATTACAGTTTATAAAGATAAAACTTTTGAATTTAAACTTTTTACTTCACCAGCTTCATACAAAATTAAACAAGCGGCAAAAATTCAATCTGGATCAAAAAATGCTAAAACTACAATTGTAGCTACAATTACAAAAGAACAATTAAGAGAAATTGCTGAATATAAATTACCAGATTTAAACACAAAAGATGTTGATGCTGCTATGGCAATTGTTGCTGGAACAGCGAAACAAATGGGTGTTTTAGTTGAAGGATATGATGATATTTTTAAAGCTAAAGCAGCAGCTAAAGCAGCAGCAAAAGCTGAAGCATTGGCAAGTGCTAAAGCAGCTGCGCTTGAAGCTGATTCAGCTAACTTAGTTGAAACAAAAGGTCAAAGCATAGAAGTAACAACTCATAGTGATGAGAAAAAAGCTAATGAAGGAGAAGAATAA
- the ybeY gene encoding rRNA maturation RNase YbeY, giving the protein MKKYLVNINIQNKIKAPEYFINELNQIVQNFANYFEYDTKKEILLDVSIVSRNEIKLLNKQYRNKDYITDILSFDFGDKELYNKLPIIHLGELIICWDRVKRQATKFNHSIKREFCYLFTHGLIHLQGYDHEIENERIIMNNIVDEIFNPLGIKRKD; this is encoded by the coding sequence ATGAAAAAATATCTTGTAAATATTAATATCCAAAACAAAATAAAAGCTCCTGAATATTTTATTAATGAATTAAATCAAATTGTCCAAAACTTCGCAAACTATTTCGAATATGATACTAAAAAAGAAATACTTTTGGATGTATCAATCGTATCAAGAAATGAAATAAAACTTTTAAATAAACAATATCGCAACAAAGATTATATTACTGATATTCTATCATTTGATTTTGGTGATAAAGAATTGTATAATAAATTACCAATTATACATCTTGGTGAACTTATTATATGCTGAGATAGAGTTAAGCGTCAAGCAACTAAGTTTAATCATTCAATTAAAAGAGAATTTTGTTACTTATTTACACATGGTTTAATACATTTACAAGGTTATGATCATGAGATTGAAAATGAACGAATTATAATGAATAATATTGTTGATGAAATTTTTAATCCACTAGGTATTAAAAGAAAGGACTAA
- the cdd gene encoding cytidine deaminase has protein sequence MKFETLQELLEKAYAPYSNFPVAAIAIDENGKEYYGVNVENAAYPSGLCAERSALFGSVAYGGPIGKFKEIHIISKKDDEISPCAGCRQVMTEFMPMDALVYQYSNDGKKVRINKLIELVPYPIHMKDIK, from the coding sequence ATGAAATTTGAAACATTACAAGAATTATTAGAAAAGGCTTACGCACCTTATTCTAATTTTCCTGTTGCTGCAATTGCAATTGATGAAAATGGAAAAGAGTACTATGGGGTTAATGTAGAAAATGCTGCTTATCCATCTGGATTATGCGCTGAAAGAAGTGCTTTATTTGGTTCAGTTGCGTACGGCGGACCAATAGGTAAATTTAAAGAGATTCATATCATTTCTAAAAAAGATGATGAAATTAGCCCATGCGCTGGATGCAGACAAGTTATGACTGAATTTATGCCAATGGATGCATTAGTTTATCAATATTCAAATGATGGTAAAAAAGTTAGAATTAATAAATTAATTGAACTAGTTCCATATCCAATTCATATGAAAGATATTAAATAA